A genomic window from Triticum urartu cultivar G1812 chromosome 7, Tu2.1, whole genome shotgun sequence includes:
- the LOC125521464 gene encoding E3 ubiquitin-protein ligase RZF1-like, giving the protein MSELGESGARRRQRRRWRLYWCYVCRRALRTVSSPTSDVFCPRCLGRFLHEIELPVPREPVHAPTERLFQPPPLFPYEGAPRHWVIYRGEDDDAADAPGPRTRRVPSPPPAPGTHGGMDGAGPGPPATGIDPAGFFTGPNLNALIEGLTQNDRPGPPPAPASAIDSLPTVHVSPEHMADGSQCPVCKDEFELGETARELPCKHAYHSDCIVPWLQLHNSCPVCRQELPMPAGDESPDGAGAGDGGEETVPPWQLLAGWGPLAWLLTLGEPDVGGWGNGPGRRGTEADADDTGGNVSRGATILQSFVLVAACFFVVSFLV; this is encoded by the coding sequence ATGTCAGAGCTCGGCGAGAGcggcgcccgtcggcggcagCGCAGGAGGTGGCGCCTGTACTGGTGCTACGTGTGCCGCCGCGCGCTGCGCACCGTGTCGTCCCCGACCTCCGACGTCTTCTGCCCGCGCTGCCTCGGCCGCTTCCTCCACGAGATCGAGCTCCCCGTGCCGCGCGAGCCCGTGCACGCGCCCACCGAGCGGCTCTTCCAGCCGCCGCCGCTGTTCCCGTACGAGGGCGCCCCCCGCCACTGGGTCATATACAGGGGCGAGGACGACGACGCGGCCGACGCGCCAGGCCCACGTACCCGCCGGGTCCCGTCCCCTCCGCCGGCGCCGGGGACGCACGGCGGCATGGACGGTGCCGGTCCCGGTCCACCGGCAACCGGCATCGACCCGGCGGGCTTCTTCACCGGCCCCAACCTGAACGCGCTCATCGAGGGTCTGACGCAGAACGACCGCCCCggcccgccgcccgcgccggcgtCGGCGATCGACTCGCTCCCGACGGTGCACGTCTCGCCGGAGCACATGGCGGACGGCTCGCAGTGCCCCGTGTGCAAGGATGAGTTCGAGCTGGGCGAGACCGCGCGCGAGCTGCCGTGCAAGCACGCGTACCACTCCGACTGCATCGTGCCGTGGCTCCAGCTCCACAACTCCTGCCCTGTCTGCCGGCAGGAGCTGCCGATGCCGGCCGGTGATGAATCTCCCGATGGCGCGGGCGCAGGCGACGGAGGCGAGGAGACGGTCCCGCCGTGGCAGCTGCTTGCCGGCTGGGGGCCACTGGCTTGGCTGCTAACGCTGGGGGAACCGGACGTGGGCGGCTGGGGTAATGGACCTGGGCGGCGTGGGACGGAAGCCGACGCCGATGACACCGGCGGCAATGTCAGTCGTGGCGCCACGATTCTTCAGTCGTTTGTTCTCGTCGCTGCTTGCTTTTTCGTTGTCTCCTTTCTCGTTTGA